CCGTGGCCGCGTTCTTTGCCAATGCAGTTGGCGCCCGCTGGCATCTCGATCTGCATACCGCGATTCGCCCGTCGGTGTTCGAGCGCTTTGCCTTGCTGCCGCAGCGCGAGGCTGGCTACGGGCCGGAGGTGTTTGCCTGGCTGGGCGCGCTGGATATCTCTGCAGTACTCAATCATCGTGAGCGCTCTAATACCTTTACGTATTTTTCCAGCAGCGAACACAACGCGCTGGCCGCCACGCTGGAACTGGGCAAAGTCATGCCCTTCGGCCAGAACGATCTGACGCGCTTTGCTGCGGTGGATGCCGGTTTGCGCCGCATGTTGACGAGTGAGGCACCAGCGCAAAGCGCTACGCAACCCAGAATCTTTGATGTAGTCGGCCAGTTGAACAAACAAAGCGACGCGTTTGTGCTGGCGGTGGGCGATACCATGGCCAACTTCACGGCTTACCCACGCGGCACCGTCATCGCCATTGATCGGGACGAGCGTTACGTGGTCAGTCACGATGAAGAGCGCATTGTTTTCCCCAATCCCAAGGTGAAGAACGGTTTGCGGGCAGGATTGATGGTGGTGGAGCGGCCGGTCTGAACCGGCGGACTGTTCCCCGTTTGTGCAAAGCGCCGCCCGGCGCTTTTTTTACGGCCATCGCCAACTATGATGATTTGTCGCCCCCAAGCCCCAGCCGGTTTCGCCTGGCGGCATTACCTCGATTCAAACCCACTGCCTTGCCCGGTATCTCATTTGTGCGCCTGAGCCCAAAGCTTGGCCAGTTCGTTTGATCCTGATGATTCCTGGTTATTTATCTGGAGCATGGTCATGTCCCATGAAATTGCACAGCAAGCCCTCGCCATTGCCGTAGCCGAAGACCAGTCTGAAATTGATTGCTGGATAGCCCGCCCCACAGCACCGGGTCGCTATCCGGCGGTGATCGTCGGCATGGAGTTATTTGGCGTGAACGAGCATATCCGTGATGTCACCGCCCGTGTTGCGCGCCTGGGTTACGTGGCGATTGCGCCCAATTTTTATCACCGCACCTTGCCCAATGATTCGTTGCCGTTTGGCGATGAAGGCCGCGACCGGGGCTTCAAGCAATTGCATGCCATGACTCGCCCCAATGTGTTGGCCGATGTCCGTGCTGTCTTGGGCTATCTGCATACCCAGCCCGATGTGAGCGAGAAGACCGGATTCATTGGTTTCAGCATGGGTGGTTACATCGCTTTCCTGGCCGCCACGCAGTTTGATATCGCTGCCTGCGCGTGCGTATATGGCGGGTGGTTACATAACCCGGATATCGCGCTGAACCAGCCGGATCTGGCCGTTACGCTGGCACCGGGCATTGCCCGCCACAATGGGAAGATCATCTACTTTGTAGGCGAACTGGATCATGCCATTCCGCCCGAACATCGCACAGAACTGGCGCGGCAGCTGGCTGCGGCAAATGTGCGCCATGAGGTGGTGGTTTATCCGGGCAAGCCGCATGGCTACTTTTG
This genomic interval from Silvimonas soli contains the following:
- a CDS encoding dienelactone hydrolase family protein, which gives rise to MSHEIAQQALAIAVAEDQSEIDCWIARPTAPGRYPAVIVGMELFGVNEHIRDVTARVARLGYVAIAPNFYHRTLPNDSLPFGDEGRDRGFKQLHAMTRPNVLADVRAVLGYLHTQPDVSEKTGFIGFSMGGYIAFLAATQFDIAACACVYGGWLHNPDIALNQPDLAVTLAPGIARHNGKIIYFVGELDHAIPPEHRTELARQLAAANVRHEVVVYPGKPHGYFCELRDTFDEEARDNTWLRVQQLFAEELA
- the astE gene encoding succinylglutamate desuccinylase — its product is MLDDFLAFTLRNQPPVAPSGTTPGGMRWRWLGQGMLEIIPPRAIDTHIVLSAGVHGDETAPIEILRDLVADIAAGRLPLACRLLVLLGNAPAMSAGKRYLDDDLNRLFCGAHRNLPGSAESPRAAALEAAVAAFFANAVGARWHLDLHTAIRPSVFERFALLPQREAGYGPEVFAWLGALDISAVLNHRERSNTFTYFSSSEHNALAATLELGKVMPFGQNDLTRFAAVDAGLRRMLTSEAPAQSATQPRIFDVVGQLNKQSDAFVLAVGDTMANFTAYPRGTVIAIDRDERYVVSHDEERIVFPNPKVKNGLRAGLMVVERPV